Genomic segment of Desulfovibrio sp.:
CCACGATGATGGCCGGTAGGGTCAGATGCTGGTGCACGACAAAGGGAATGACGCCAAGCAGCGCCCCTTGGACAGACACGGCCTTAATGATGGTGTTGATGCGGCTTGTCCCAAGGGACAGCAGGTTCAACACGAGAACCAGCACGAGAATTCCATTGAGATAATTGTCCATTGCCTCACCTGATCAGTAGGAGAAAACCGAATCCGCAGGAAATCAGGGCGAAAACCAGCAAATACGGCACGTGCCTCATCTGGAGCCGGGCCATGACCGACTCCACCACACCGACAGCGGCGGCCAGACACACCATCTGCACCATGAACAGCGGCCAGTCGAACCAGCGCATGGCCGCATACGACGGGGTGATGATGTGCAGCAGGACGCCGCCGAGAACGAAGAGCTTCAGGCTGGCCGCATACAGGATCACCCCAAGCAACGGCCCGCTGTGGTCGAGCACCATGACCTCGTGGATCATGGTCAGTTCCAGATGGGTGTTGGGGTCATCCACGGGAATCCTACAGTTCTCGGCCAGAAGAACAACGAAAAGCCCTATGGCAATCAATATCAGCGGGGCGCTGGCCGTTACGGAAACGTCCACTGTGGCGCGGAGTATGTCGGACAGCGTCAGCGATCCCGAGATTTTCGCCAGTACCAGAAAGGCGAAGAACAGGGCCGGTTCGGAGAAACATGCGAAGGTCACCTCGCGGGAAGCACCCATACCTTCGAAGGAGGACCCGGTGTCCAACGCCGCCGCAGTAGTCAGGAATCTGGCCAATCCGAAAAGATAAGCAAAGAGGATCAGGTCGCCGACGAAGGAAATAGGGGCATGGGCATGCCCAAGGGGCACCAACAGTCCTGCCACCAGCACAGCGGCCAGGGTTACGAGCGGGGCTGCAACGAAGATCCATGTGGTCGTGTCGCTCAGCACCATGCTTTTGCGCATCAGTTTGAAAATATCGTAATACAATTGCAACAACGGAGGGCCGACCCGGCCGCCGAACCATGCCTTTGTTTTGTTGATCACGCCAATAAGCAGCGGTGGCATGACCAAAAGCAGAATCACATGTATAACCGTGTCGAGCATGGCAATCCTCACAGAGATCCGAGCATCATCAAGATGAGAACTATGCTTACTATGTACATAAGGTACAGATGAGTGTGTCCTTGTTGCATAATACGGAGGGAGGAAAAAAATCTCCCGCTGGCATGGAAAAGTGGAACGGCGAAACGATCAAGGACCACATCAATAATAACCACTCGGAATTGGGTTCTTTCCGGAAAATAGCCCCGCAACGCAGGATTGATGAATTTCGGAAGGAGAACGAACCGGAACAGGCGCACAAGGGACTGAACAAAAGATGTGCCGGTATACTGAATGCGGGCGGTGGGCCGAGAGTAGCCGCAGTCCCATGTCGGGGCTTTGCATGGGGGATTTGTTTGAATCAGCCTGATGGCGACGGCAATGAACGCGGCCACGATGACCACGAAAAGCAGCCCCACGGCTGAGATTGACGGTAAGGGAGCGAACGCCGCGAGAAAGGATATGTTCAAAAGCTGTTCCGATCCACTCCAGGCCTGAACTGCCTTTTCAAGCATCGGTGCAGCCGCCATGGGAACCAAGCCCAACCCCAGGCATCCGGCAGTGAGAAGCACCATCGGGATGAGCATGCTCCGGTGCGGATCGTTGATGTGGCGCATGGTATCGCTCCGTGGCGAACCCAGAAAGACCGAGCCGAAAGCTTTGACGAAACAAGCCAGGACCATGGCCCCAACGCTCGCCAGAACGACCGCAGCCAAGCCCACAGCGGCTCCAGCCTTGCCCATGGACTGGTCCAGGCCACGAAAGAAGCCGAGGTAGAGCAGCCATTCTCCGGCGAAGCCATTGAGCGGAGGGAGCGCGGAAATGGCTACAGCCCCCGCGAAGAATAGCGAGGCGACCCTCGGCATTTGCTTGGCAAGGCCGCCCAGACGGTCCATGTCCCGCGTGTGTGCTGCATGGATCACCGCGCCGGCATTGAAAAACAGGAGGGATTTGAAGAGGCTGTGGTTCCAGACGTGAAACAGCGCCCCACCGAGCCCCAGAGCAATTAGCTCCGGCCTGCCGAACGAACGCCCGAGCAAAGCCAGCCCCAAGCCCATAGCCACAATGCCGATATTCTCGATGCTGCTGTAGGCAAGTAGTCGCTTGATGTCCCGCTGCCCCATGGCGAAGGCGATGCCGACCATGGCGGAGACAGCCCCTACGACAAGAAGGGCAGCGCCCCACCACGCCTCCCCAATGGGAAGCAGCGCCGTCATGCGTACGATGCCGTATATCCCCATCTTGAGCATGACGCCCGACATCACTGCCGAAACGTGGCTAGGGGCATTGGCGTGAGCTCCAGGCAGCCAGACATGTACGGGCATGAGCCCCGCTTTAAACCCGAAACCGA
This window contains:
- a CDS encoding hydrogenase; translation: MWQVCTGAGSQFIQLPWFLPWGHFSVAADPVSIFFLVPVFIIPTLGSLYGWEYWKHSDHPQSGRRIILSYGFLAGAMALVVLARDGVLFLIVWECMAVSAYFAATAEENNPDVRQAGWVYLIATHMGTLCLLAMFALWRHATGSFGLEAAQAIPGGLAGSIFVLALIGFGFKAGLMPVHVWLPGAHANAPSHVSAVMSGVMLKMGIYGIVRMTALLPIGEAWWGAALLVVGAVSAMVGIAFAMGQRDIKRLLAYSSIENIGIVAMGLGLALLGRSFGRPELIALGLGGALFHVWNHSLFKSLLFFNAGAVIHAAHTRDMDRLGGLAKQMPRVASLFFAGAVAISALPPLNGFAGEWLLYLGFFRGLDQSMGKAGAAVGLAAVVLASVGAMVLACFVKAFGSVFLGSPRSDTMRHINDPHRSMLIPMVLLTAGCLGLGLVPMAAAPMLEKAVQAWSGSEQLLNISFLAAFAPLPSISAVGLLFVVIVAAFIAVAIRLIQTNPPCKAPTWDCGYSRPTARIQYTGTSFVQSLVRLFRFVLLPKFINPALRGYFPERTQFRVVIIDVVLDRFAVPLFHASGRFFSSLRIMQQGHTHLYLMYIVSIVLILMMLGSL
- a CDS encoding NADH-quinone oxidoreductase subunit H, producing MLDTVIHVILLLVMPPLLIGVINKTKAWFGGRVGPPLLQLYYDIFKLMRKSMVLSDTTTWIFVAAPLVTLAAVLVAGLLVPLGHAHAPISFVGDLILFAYLFGLARFLTTAAALDTGSSFEGMGASREVTFACFSEPALFFAFLVLAKISGSLTLSDILRATVDVSVTASAPLILIAIGLFVVLLAENCRIPVDDPNTHLELTMIHEVMVLDHSGPLLGVILYAASLKLFVLGGVLLHIITPSYAAMRWFDWPLFMVQMVCLAAAVGVVESVMARLQMRHVPYLLVFALISCGFGFLLLIR